The following coding sequences are from one Acidobacteriota bacterium window:
- a CDS encoding LapA family protein: MRNLLGTLKWLIIALVILAWFALSVGNRQLSTVFVLIPGVIEFQSVPLPVLLIFPLVVAFLVFWFVGMLDQVDHFLRARELRKRIRDLEQEVDQLRNLPIRDGLLGEKAVEEEYRP; encoded by the coding sequence ATGCGTAATCTCCTCGGCACGCTGAAGTGGCTGATCATCGCCCTGGTGATCCTCGCCTGGTTCGCCTTGAGCGTGGGCAACCGCCAGCTTTCCACGGTCTTCGTCCTCATCCCCGGGGTCATCGAATTCCAGAGCGTCCCCTTGCCGGTCCTGCTCATCTTCCCCCTCGTCGTCGCCTTCCTGGTCTTCTGGTTCGTGGGCATGCTCGACCAGGTGGACCACTTCCTCCGCGCCCGAGAGCTGCGCAAGCGCATCCGGGATCTGGAGCAGGAGGTGGACCAGCTCCGGAACCTTCCCATCCGCGACGGGCTGCTCGGCGAGAAGGCCGTCGAGGAGGAATACCGGCCGTGA
- the nadC gene encoding carboxylating nicotinate-nucleotide diphosphorylase has product MVCGLSVQALDAFLLAALREDAPDGDRTTEALCISGRGRGSVLAKEELVVCGLPAALRAFRLADPACAVEALAEEGARVPGGTVVARVEGPLASLLLAERVALNLLQRISGIATFTRACVDEVAGRAVRLLDTRKTTPGMRALEKYAVRTGGGMNHRMGLSDGILIKDNHVAAVGSIGEAVRRARAHAGHLLKVEVEVTTLLQFQEAVAAGADLILLDNMSDEDMREAARMRPPGILLEASGGMRPGRLRAVAETGVDFISSGALTHSARAVDLSLEIEPAP; this is encoded by the coding sequence GTGGTCTGCGGTCTGAGCGTCCAGGCCCTGGACGCCTTCCTCCTCGCGGCCCTGAGGGAGGACGCCCCCGACGGAGACCGCACCACCGAGGCCCTGTGCATCTCGGGACGGGGGCGCGGATCGGTCCTGGCCAAGGAGGAGCTCGTGGTCTGCGGCCTGCCGGCGGCCCTGCGCGCCTTCCGCCTCGCCGACCCGGCATGCGCCGTCGAGGCCCTCGCGGAGGAGGGCGCCCGCGTTCCCGGGGGGACCGTGGTGGCCCGAGTGGAAGGCCCTCTGGCGTCCCTTCTCCTGGCGGAGCGCGTGGCGCTCAACCTGCTCCAGCGCATTTCGGGGATCGCGACCTTCACCCGGGCCTGCGTGGACGAGGTGGCCGGCCGCGCGGTCCGCCTCCTGGACACCCGCAAGACCACGCCCGGCATGAGGGCGCTGGAGAAGTACGCCGTCCGGACGGGCGGGGGAATGAACCACCGGATGGGCCTCTCGGACGGCATCCTCATCAAGGACAACCACGTGGCGGCCGTTGGCTCCATCGGCGAAGCGGTGCGCCGCGCGCGGGCTCACGCGGGCCACCTGCTCAAGGTCGAAGTGGAGGTGACCACCCTCCTGCAGTTCCAGGAGGCCGTGGCGGCGGGCGCGGATCTCATCCTCCTGGACAACATGTCCGATGAAGACATGAGGGAAGCCGCCCGGATGCGGCCTCCCGGAATCCTCCTCGAGGCCTCCGGCGGCATGCGTCCGGGACGCCTGAGGGCGGTGGCCGAAACGGGGGTCGACTTCATCTCGTCGGGCGCCCTGACCCATTCCGCGCGCGCCGTGGACCTCTCCCTGGAGATCGAACCGGCGCCATGA
- a CDS encoding biotin--[acetyl-CoA-carboxylase] ligase → MTAPPSACPRPPVSLTTRWLGRPCLFVGTVESTNDEARRHLSRFGPEAHGAAFYTDDQRSGRGRHGRAWIAAPGAALALSVALWPPEGKAGSLSLLPVAASAAVARTLRDLCGLEAALKWPNDVLVGGRKVSGALMEAAWKGEEHSGLVLGAGVNLLQEERDWPADLRDRAASIRSLGGSSPTLEVLVGHLLDRMEPLLEDGFEGGQGLLQSVSDLWIHREGDMLEVQAGGETAVGPFLAIGPEGELVLEVAGEARRVRFGDVERLRRRP, encoded by the coding sequence ATGACCGCCCCCCCCAGCGCCTGCCCCCGCCCGCCGGTGTCCCTCACCACGCGCTGGCTGGGCCGCCCCTGCCTCTTCGTGGGCACGGTGGAATCCACGAACGACGAGGCGAGGCGCCACCTGTCCCGGTTTGGGCCCGAGGCGCACGGGGCGGCCTTCTATACGGACGACCAGAGGAGCGGGCGGGGTCGCCATGGGCGCGCCTGGATCGCAGCGCCCGGAGCGGCCCTCGCCCTGAGCGTCGCCCTCTGGCCCCCGGAGGGGAAGGCCGGTTCCCTCTCCCTGCTTCCCGTGGCGGCCTCCGCCGCCGTGGCCCGGACCCTGAGGGACCTCTGCGGGCTGGAGGCCGCCCTCAAATGGCCCAACGACGTCCTGGTGGGGGGGCGGAAGGTGTCGGGCGCGCTGATGGAGGCCGCGTGGAAGGGCGAGGAGCACTCGGGACTCGTGCTGGGCGCAGGGGTGAACCTCCTCCAGGAGGAGAGAGACTGGCCCGCGGACTTGCGGGACCGGGCGGCTTCGATCCGATCCCTGGGAGGGTCCTCCCCCACCCTGGAGGTCTTGGTCGGTCACCTCCTCGATCGAATGGAGCCCCTCCTGGAAGATGGCTTTGAAGGCGGCCAGGGGCTCCTCCAGTCCGTGAGCGATCTCTGGATCCACCGGGAAGGGGATATGCTGGAAGTCCAGGCGGGCGGGGAGACGGCCGTCGGGCCGTTCCTGGCGATCGGACCCGAAGGGGAGCTCGTGCTCGAAGTGGCGGGGGAGGCAAGGCGCGTGCGTTTCGGCGACGTCGAGCGTCTGAGGAGGCGGCCATGA
- a CDS encoding 50S ribosomal protein L11 methyltransferase, whose product MGDAVLVVRGSRPLTERVAEGLRDAGTAGVWERDPRHWEAYFEAPVAGLGESLEAAEAGVRCAWQEREGVDWVARYQAGLKPMALGRRLAVLPALEAPNPWPGRAAVRLVPGCAFGTGEHYSTASCLRALESWMPAGARVLDVGCGSGILAAAALLLGAKEAWACDVDPLAVRVASETAAVNGTPFPAFVGGVESARGQYDVVLANILAETLVEILPHLFARTAPGGRLILSGILLEKGDAVLSAASGLRVIERRTDGEWWTFVLERPA is encoded by the coding sequence ATGGGCGACGCCGTCCTCGTCGTGCGGGGCTCCCGCCCCCTGACCGAGCGCGTAGCGGAGGGGCTCCGGGACGCGGGGACCGCGGGGGTGTGGGAACGGGACCCGCGGCACTGGGAGGCCTACTTCGAAGCGCCCGTGGCCGGTCTTGGGGAGTCCCTGGAGGCCGCCGAGGCCGGCGTGCGGTGCGCCTGGCAGGAGCGCGAAGGCGTGGATTGGGTGGCCCGATACCAGGCGGGACTGAAGCCCATGGCTCTCGGCCGAAGGCTGGCCGTTCTGCCCGCCCTGGAAGCTCCCAACCCCTGGCCCGGCCGCGCGGCGGTTCGGCTCGTGCCCGGATGCGCTTTCGGGACCGGCGAGCACTATTCCACGGCGTCCTGCCTCAGGGCGTTGGAATCCTGGATGCCCGCCGGCGCCCGTGTGCTGGATGTGGGGTGCGGGAGCGGAATCCTCGCCGCGGCGGCCCTCCTCCTCGGCGCGAAGGAAGCCTGGGCCTGCGACGTGGACCCCCTGGCGGTCCGGGTCGCGTCCGAAACGGCCGCCGTCAACGGCACGCCCTTTCCCGCCTTCGTGGGAGGGGTGGAGTCGGCGCGGGGCCAATACGACGTCGTCCTCGCCAACATCCTCGCGGAGACCCTCGTGGAGATTCTGCCGCACCTCTTCGCGAGGACGGCGCCCGGCGGGAGGCTCATCCTCAGCGGAATTCTCCTGGAGAAGGGGGACGCCGTCCTATCCGCCGCTTCCGGTCTGCGGGTGATCGAGAGGCGGACCGACGGCGAGTGGTGGACCTTCGTCCTGGAGCGGCCCGCGTAG
- a CDS encoding HAD hydrolase family protein — translation MTVSSLDSLPQPLKDRLRNVRLLLLDVDGVLTDGGLYFANGGDEWKRFDVKDGAGIYMARKLGLEVGLITGKTSDIVTRRAEELGVVLVRQGAMDKVPALAELVREAGCSTAETAYVGDEVLDLPVMARVGVSACPADAHALVKRHADVVLSAPGGRGAVREFVDLLLDARGGLDRIERMFWEGRPDA, via the coding sequence ATGACCGTCTCCAGTCTGGACTCTCTGCCCCAGCCGCTGAAGGACCGCCTGAGGAACGTGAGGCTCCTCCTTCTCGACGTGGACGGCGTCCTCACCGACGGGGGCCTCTATTTCGCCAACGGCGGCGACGAGTGGAAGCGTTTCGACGTGAAGGACGGAGCCGGGATCTACATGGCCCGGAAGCTGGGGCTGGAGGTGGGCCTGATCACGGGCAAGACCTCGGACATCGTGACGAGGAGGGCCGAGGAGCTGGGCGTGGTCCTCGTGCGGCAGGGGGCCATGGACAAGGTGCCGGCCCTCGCGGAACTGGTGCGGGAGGCGGGGTGCTCGACCGCCGAGACGGCCTACGTGGGCGACGAGGTTCTGGATCTGCCCGTCATGGCGCGGGTCGGCGTCTCGGCGTGTCCGGCCGACGCCCACGCCCTGGTGAAGCGGCACGCCGATGTCGTCCTGTCGGCCCCCGGGGGGCGAGGCGCCGTACGGGAGTTCGTGGACTTACTGCTCGATGCCCGGGGTGGGCTGGACCGGATCGAGCGCATGTTCTGGGAGGGCAGGCCGGATGCGTAA
- a CDS encoding tetratricopeptide repeat protein: MKAFGIPNWVLATFILVFLLGLFLGARLPLFRRPTGDGKDARRSLHYIRGMYAMLTGDVENSIRHLTKVVEVSTEPVEVYLALGNLYRQRGQIDRAIRVHQSLLTRASLSEEERVLALNALGMDFKTGGLMDRAVKTFRDALALHPRDPDALAFLVKLSEDLGEWGEAYEYAVRLQKVRHQKDPKTLSFLLAQKAQRLAESGLHLRAAWQLHRALRLYPENTTATIFLARLYLKVNKADRALKTVERALRETPHKSFMLLSLLREIYAQRQDLGGYLDTLHRLGHEQGQKRALLQELQEFLDLKRREPAAAVTRHLVRHFGRSRLVQKTLWDLSRRGAVDPSLVKEWADALAGSEQMMDAYVCISCGYKTLEILHRCPNCKEWNSFVDGEG, from the coding sequence ATGAAGGCCTTCGGCATCCCGAATTGGGTCCTCGCCACCTTCATCCTCGTCTTTCTCCTGGGGCTCTTCCTGGGCGCGCGGCTCCCCTTGTTCCGCCGGCCCACCGGAGACGGGAAGGACGCCCGCCGCTCCCTGCATTACATCCGCGGCATGTATGCCATGCTGACGGGCGACGTGGAGAACTCCATCCGCCACCTCACCAAGGTCGTGGAGGTCTCCACCGAGCCCGTGGAGGTGTACCTCGCCCTGGGGAATCTCTACCGACAGCGGGGCCAGATAGACCGGGCCATACGGGTCCACCAGTCCCTCCTCACGCGCGCCTCCCTGAGCGAGGAGGAGCGGGTTCTGGCCCTGAACGCGCTGGGCATGGACTTCAAGACCGGCGGGCTCATGGACCGCGCCGTGAAGACCTTCCGGGACGCGCTGGCCCTCCATCCCCGGGACCCCGACGCCCTCGCCTTCCTCGTGAAGCTCTCGGAGGACCTGGGCGAGTGGGGGGAGGCCTACGAGTACGCCGTCCGGCTTCAGAAGGTGCGCCATCAGAAGGACCCCAAGACGCTCTCCTTCCTCCTCGCCCAGAAGGCGCAGAGGCTGGCCGAATCGGGGCTCCACCTGCGGGCCGCCTGGCAGCTCCACCGGGCCCTCCGCCTGTATCCCGAGAACACGACGGCCACCATCTTCCTGGCCCGCCTGTACCTGAAGGTGAACAAGGCGGACCGGGCCCTCAAGACCGTCGAGCGGGCCCTCCGGGAGACCCCCCACAAGTCCTTCATGCTCCTTTCCCTCCTGCGAGAGATTTACGCCCAACGCCAGGACCTCGGCGGCTACCTGGACACCCTTCACCGCCTGGGTCACGAGCAGGGACAGAAGCGCGCCCTTCTTCAGGAGCTTCAGGAGTTCCTCGACCTGAAGCGAAGGGAGCCCGCGGCGGCCGTCACCCGCCACCTCGTTCGACACTTCGGGCGGTCCCGCCTGGTGCAGAAGACCCTTTGGGACCTCAGCCGGCGGGGCGCCGTGGATCCATCCCTGGTCAAGGAGTGGGCCGATGCGCTCGCCGGCAGCGAGCAGATGATGGACGCCTACGTCTGCATTTCCTGCGGGTACAAGACGCTGGAGATCCTCCATCGCTGCCCCAACTGCAAGGAGTGGAATTCCTTCGTGGACGGAGAAGGCTGA
- a CDS encoding MgtC/SapB family protein codes for MWKELAELFPPEGFKVLLTLFLSFLIGLEREERKGTAGHYVFGGVRTFPLIGLLGYATALVSGEQLLPLAFAFAVVGSFLLASYLHKLKASDEAGVTTEISGLMTFVVGVLVYRDLFWIASTLVVLSLLLLELKQALEGLSRRLPPEEVVTFTKFLLLTVVILPVVPNQPFTPFAVNPFKLWMVVVAVSTVSYGSYVIQRFTRGRGGVLLSAVLGGAYSSTVTTVVLAKKSRGNRLSRLYSGSILLASGLMYLRIVVLVAAFNGALARQIRAPFLILAALAILGGLVWARMERRDKEAQEPPDPARNPLEFRAAFFFALIFVAVLVISELVFESLGRSGLYLLALVMGVTDVDPFIMGLTSAAGTATPLEVACAGIVIAASSNNIAKGIYAYAFSDRPTGLPALALLTLLAAAGLLPLLWIE; via the coding sequence ATGTGGAAGGAACTGGCCGAGCTCTTTCCGCCCGAAGGATTCAAGGTCCTGCTGACGCTCTTCCTTTCCTTCCTGATCGGCCTGGAGCGGGAGGAGCGCAAGGGGACCGCGGGCCACTACGTCTTCGGCGGCGTGCGGACCTTCCCCCTCATCGGCCTCCTGGGGTACGCGACGGCCCTCGTCTCGGGCGAACAGCTTCTGCCCCTGGCCTTCGCCTTCGCGGTGGTCGGCTCCTTCCTGCTCGCCTCCTACCTCCACAAGCTCAAGGCGTCGGATGAGGCGGGGGTCACGACGGAAATCTCGGGCCTGATGACCTTCGTCGTCGGGGTCCTGGTCTACCGAGACCTGTTCTGGATCGCCTCGACCCTGGTGGTACTCAGCCTCCTCCTCCTCGAACTCAAACAGGCCCTGGAGGGGCTCTCCAGGCGGCTCCCTCCCGAGGAGGTCGTGACCTTCACCAAGTTCCTCCTGCTGACGGTTGTCATCCTCCCCGTGGTGCCCAACCAGCCTTTCACCCCCTTCGCCGTCAATCCCTTCAAACTCTGGATGGTGGTGGTGGCGGTGAGCACCGTTTCCTACGGGAGCTACGTCATCCAGAGGTTTACCCGAGGCCGGGGAGGGGTCCTGCTCTCGGCCGTCCTCGGGGGAGCCTACTCCTCCACCGTGACAACCGTGGTGCTGGCCAAGAAGTCCCGCGGGAACCGCCTCTCCCGGCTGTACTCCGGCTCCATCCTGCTGGCCTCCGGACTCATGTACCTGCGCATCGTGGTCCTCGTGGCCGCCTTCAACGGGGCACTCGCCCGCCAGATCCGGGCCCCCTTCCTGATCCTCGCGGCCCTGGCGATCCTGGGCGGGCTGGTCTGGGCTCGGATGGAACGCCGGGACAAGGAGGCCCAGGAGCCTCCGGACCCCGCGCGCAACCCCCTGGAATTTCGCGCGGCGTTCTTCTTTGCCCTCATCTTCGTGGCGGTCCTGGTGATTTCCGAGCTGGTCTTCGAATCCCTGGGCAGGAGCGGATTGTACCTTCTGGCCCTGGTCATGGGCGTGACGGACGTGGACCCCTTCATCATGGGGCTGACCAGCGCCGCGGGGACGGCCACCCCCCTTGAGGTGGCCTGCGCCGGGATCGTGATCGCTGCATCCAGCAACAACATCGCCAAGGGGATCTACGCCTACGCCTTTTCGGACCGACCCACGGGCCTGCCCGCCCTGGCTCTCCTTACTCTTCTGGCGGCCGCGGGCCTTCTCCCCCTGCTCTGGATTGAATGA
- a CDS encoding type III pantothenate kinase: protein MIFVMDVGNTQSNVALFRGRELVLSWRLSTARHRTQDEWGALLQNLFHHNDLRLEEVSGVAISSVVPPLDAPLRQMSRRYFHRDPLFVAPGIKTGIHILYDSPSDVGADRIVNAVATYASCECPAIVVDFGTATTFDMLGEGGNYLGGVIAPGLSISAEALFEKAAKLPKVEIARPKKVIGKSTVTSMQSGFYWGYVGLVEGIIRKMKKEFGTVRSVVATGGLAPVIVKDCPSIDAVNENLTLEGLRILYEMNVREGA, encoded by the coding sequence ATGATCTTCGTGATGGACGTGGGAAACACGCAAAGCAACGTGGCGCTCTTCAGGGGGCGCGAACTCGTCCTGTCCTGGAGGCTCTCCACGGCGAGGCACCGGACCCAGGACGAGTGGGGGGCCCTCCTGCAGAATCTCTTTCACCACAACGACCTCCGGTTGGAGGAGGTATCGGGCGTGGCCATTTCCTCCGTGGTGCCGCCCCTCGACGCCCCTCTCCGGCAGATGAGCCGCCGTTACTTCCATCGCGATCCCCTTTTCGTGGCGCCGGGCATCAAGACGGGGATCCACATCCTGTACGACAGCCCCTCGGACGTGGGCGCCGACCGGATCGTCAACGCCGTCGCCACCTACGCCTCGTGCGAGTGTCCGGCCATCGTGGTGGATTTCGGCACGGCGACGACCTTCGACATGCTGGGCGAGGGGGGAAACTACCTCGGGGGGGTCATCGCCCCCGGGCTTTCCATCTCCGCGGAGGCCCTCTTCGAAAAGGCGGCCAAGCTCCCGAAGGTGGAGATCGCGCGCCCCAAGAAAGTCATCGGCAAGAGCACCGTGACCTCGATGCAGTCCGGGTTCTATTGGGGCTACGTGGGTCTGGTGGAGGGCATCATCCGAAAGATGAAGAAGGAGTTCGGGACCGTCCGCTCGGTGGTGGCGACGGGCGGGCTCGCGCCGGTCATCGTGAAGGACTGCCCCTCCATCGACGCGGTGAACGAGAACCTGACCCTCGAGGGCCTTCGGATTCTGTACGAGATGAACGTGCGCGAGGGGGCGTAG
- the kdsA gene encoding 3-deoxy-8-phosphooctulonate synthase translates to MRKEPEVRQIQIGEGVTAGGGRPFFVAGPCVIESESHARAVALQLASWSRTLGLPLVFKASYDKANRTSLSSFRGPGPEEGLRILSEVARETGLPVLTDIHEAWQAEEAAAVVDVLQIPAFLCRQTDLLVAAARTGKVVNVKKGQFLSPYDMAHAVEKLTSSGCDRILLTERGATFGYNNLVVDMRSIPILRSFGFPVIFDATHSVQLPGGGGGKSSGQREFAPVLARAAAAAGADGFFFEVHEAPERALSDGPNALPLDRFPALARHIAAFFDLARRPE, encoded by the coding sequence ATGAGGAAGGAGCCGGAGGTTCGGCAGATCCAAATCGGGGAGGGCGTGACCGCCGGGGGCGGACGGCCCTTTTTCGTCGCGGGCCCGTGCGTCATCGAGTCCGAATCCCACGCGAGGGCCGTCGCCCTCCAGCTCGCCTCGTGGTCGCGGACCCTCGGCCTACCGCTCGTCTTCAAAGCCTCCTACGACAAGGCCAACCGGACCTCCCTTTCGTCCTTCCGCGGGCCGGGTCCCGAGGAGGGCCTGCGGATTCTCTCGGAGGTGGCCCGGGAGACGGGGCTTCCGGTCCTGACCGACATCCACGAGGCGTGGCAGGCCGAGGAAGCCGCGGCGGTGGTGGACGTCCTCCAGATCCCGGCCTTCCTCTGCCGCCAGACGGACCTCTTGGTGGCCGCGGCGCGCACGGGCAAGGTCGTGAACGTGAAGAAGGGACAGTTCCTCTCCCCCTACGACATGGCCCACGCCGTGGAAAAACTCACCTCTTCGGGATGCGACCGGATCCTCCTGACGGAGCGGGGGGCCACCTTCGGCTACAACAACCTCGTGGTGGACATGCGGAGCATCCCGATCTTGCGCTCCTTCGGCTTCCCGGTGATCTTCGACGCCACCCATTCCGTGCAGCTGCCCGGCGGGGGCGGCGGAAAGTCGTCCGGCCAACGGGAGTTCGCGCCCGTGCTCGCGCGGGCGGCCGCGGCGGCGGGGGCCGACGGCTTCTTCTTCGAGGTCCACGAGGCGCCCGAGCGCGCCCTGTCCGACGGGCCCAACGCCTTGCCGCTGGACCGTTTCCCGGCGTTGGCCCGACACATCGCGGCGTTCTTCGATCTGGCCAGGAGACCGGAATGA
- a CDS encoding KpsF/GutQ family sugar-phosphate isomerase: MSLSGAKRVLTLEAEALIRLRDSLDDTFTKVVERVLACPGRVVVTGMGKSGLVARKISATLASTGTPSFFLHPAEALHGDLGMVKGSDLVLALSNSGETEELVRLAPYVKRIGAALVAVTDSPRSTLARAADLHLTVAVDQEACPLGLAPMASTTAQLALGDALAAALIERRGFKPEDFARLHPGGKLGKRLMRVRELMHTGTEVPRVAPDSPVKDAIYEISSKKLGVTLVTDGRGRLAGILTDGDVRRLIEKHGGAFLSMTAGECATANPLTISPDAMAVEALGIMESRKITSIVVADDAGRVAGLLHLHDLWGLQLI, from the coding sequence ATGAGCTTGAGCGGAGCGAAGAGAGTCCTGACCCTGGAAGCCGAGGCCCTGATCCGGCTGAGGGACAGCCTGGACGACACCTTCACGAAGGTCGTGGAGCGGGTGCTGGCGTGCCCAGGCCGCGTCGTCGTCACGGGGATGGGCAAGAGCGGACTGGTGGCCCGCAAGATCAGCGCCACCCTGGCGAGCACGGGCACCCCTTCCTTCTTTCTTCACCCCGCCGAGGCGCTCCACGGCGACCTCGGGATGGTGAAGGGGTCGGATCTGGTCCTCGCCCTGAGCAACAGCGGGGAGACGGAGGAGCTGGTGCGCCTGGCGCCCTACGTGAAGCGCATCGGGGCCGCCCTCGTGGCCGTGACCGACAGCCCCCGATCCACCCTGGCGCGCGCGGCGGACCTCCACCTCACGGTAGCGGTGGACCAGGAAGCCTGCCCGCTGGGGCTCGCCCCCATGGCTTCCACCACGGCCCAGCTCGCCCTCGGCGACGCCCTCGCGGCGGCCCTCATCGAGAGGCGCGGGTTCAAACCCGAGGACTTCGCCCGCCTCCACCCCGGGGGGAAACTGGGGAAGCGCCTCATGCGGGTCAGGGAACTCATGCATACGGGAACGGAAGTGCCCCGGGTGGCGCCCGACTCCCCGGTCAAGGACGCCATCTACGAGATCTCCTCCAAGAAGCTCGGCGTCACGCTCGTGACGGACGGGCGAGGCCGCCTGGCTGGGATCCTGACCGACGGGGACGTGCGCCGCCTCATCGAGAAACACGGCGGCGCGTTCCTGTCCATGACGGCGGGCGAGTGCGCCACCGCGAACCCCCTCACCATTTCTCCCGACGCCATGGCCGTGGAGGCCCTCGGAATCATGGAGAGCCGCAAGATCACCTCCATCGTCGTGGCCGACGACGCGGGCCGGGTGGCGGGGCTCCTCCACCTCCACGACCTGTGGGGCCTGCAACTGATCTGA
- the amrB gene encoding AmmeMemoRadiSam system protein B — MGPEYTARRPAVAGSFYPSHPVQLRTAVERFLVRTLPPVRPTALLVPHAGYLYSGSTAGKTYAASSLPERILILCPNHTGLGSPLSLYPGRAWLTPLGECPVDAELNGLLLSEVRGLEPEERAHLQEHAVEVQIPFLQVYVPGVRVSAVAVGIHDLHVLRSLGEGIARALARLDDPAAIVVSTDMNHYEDARTNRDKDDLALDAVRSIDAEGLHRAVLAHDISMCGFAPAVAALTAARLLGANAADVVDYTHSGMVTGDEDQVVSYAGVRIFREAA; from the coding sequence ATGGGTCCGGAATACACCGCGAGGAGGCCGGCCGTCGCCGGGAGTTTCTACCCCTCCCACCCGGTCCAGCTGAGGACCGCGGTGGAGCGGTTTCTCGTCCGCACCCTACCCCCCGTCCGCCCCACAGCGTTGCTGGTCCCTCACGCCGGGTACCTGTACAGCGGGTCCACCGCCGGGAAGACCTACGCCGCCTCGTCGCTCCCGGAGAGGATCCTCATCCTGTGTCCGAATCACACAGGCCTGGGTTCGCCCCTGTCCCTCTACCCGGGGCGGGCTTGGCTGACTCCCCTGGGCGAGTGCCCGGTGGACGCCGAACTCAACGGGCTTCTCCTCAGCGAAGTTCGGGGGCTCGAGCCGGAGGAAAGGGCCCATCTGCAAGAACACGCGGTCGAGGTTCAGATCCCGTTCCTCCAGGTGTACGTCCCCGGGGTCCGGGTCTCGGCCGTCGCCGTCGGCATCCATGACCTTCACGTCCTGCGGAGCCTGGGCGAAGGCATCGCCCGGGCCCTGGCCCGCCTGGACGACCCGGCGGCGATCGTGGTCTCCACCGACATGAACCACTACGAGGACGCCCGCACCAACCGCGACAAGGACGACCTCGCCCTGGACGCCGTGCGGTCCATCGATGCCGAGGGCCTCCACCGAGCCGTGCTGGCACACGACATTTCCATGTGCGGTTTCGCGCCCGCCGTGGCGGCCCTCACGGCCGCCCGCCTGCTCGGCGCCAACGCCGCCGACGTCGTGGACTACACCCACTCGGGCATGGTGACCGGGGACGAGGACCAGGTCGTATCCTACGCCGGAGTCCGGATCTTCAGGGAGGCAGCGTGA